One window from the genome of Thermodesulfobacteriota bacterium encodes:
- a CDS encoding phosphoglycerate kinase, protein MSKLVISDLPDSELEGKRVFVRVDFNVPIRDGKISEDYRIRRAIPTIDYLIERRAKVIIGTHLGRPKGNIIPDLSLKPIQDRLSELLGKSVIFTGKVIGSEVRSAIDTLNDGEVMLLENLRFHKEETDNDPGFAKELASFADIYVNDAFGTSHRKHASTYGMAQEFEHRLAGFLVSRELTFLTRIRENPERPFVVIVGGGKIKDKIHALKSLIDKADKVLLGGGAAYTFLKAKGVGIGNSIVDNDMLDWASESLDKYGDKIFLPIDHVVADSYERRKNCMVMDDGIPDDLQAFDIGPKTAALYAHQLRGSGSVFWGGPMGVFEVGDFSAGTTQLARAVALATWRGASTVVGGGETIAAIRNAEVLDSEITHISTGGGALLEFLGGVELPGIAVLDNIDKDVSAVAN, encoded by the coding sequence ATGAGCAAGCTGGTAATCTCTGATCTGCCTGATTCAGAACTAGAAGGCAAAAGAGTATTTGTTAGAGTCGATTTCAATGTTCCGATCAGGGACGGCAAGATCAGCGAAGATTACCGAATAAGAAGAGCGATACCAACTATAGACTACTTAATTGAACGACGAGCCAAAGTTATTATTGGCACACATCTAGGCAGACCCAAAGGCAATATAATCCCTGATTTATCTTTAAAACCAATTCAAGACAGGCTTTCAGAACTGCTTGGAAAATCGGTTATTTTCACAGGAAAAGTTATCGGAAGTGAAGTAAGATCTGCGATCGATACTCTAAATGACGGCGAGGTAATGCTGCTAGAAAACCTCCGCTTCCATAAAGAAGAAACAGATAATGACCCTGGATTTGCCAAAGAACTTGCTTCATTTGCTGATATATATGTTAATGATGCTTTTGGCACATCCCACAGAAAACATGCATCGACATATGGAATGGCACAGGAGTTTGAGCACAGGCTAGCTGGATTCTTAGTAAGCAGGGAACTTACATTCTTAACAAGGATCCGTGAGAATCCAGAGCGTCCATTTGTAGTAATCGTAGGCGGCGGAAAAATTAAAGATAAAATACATGCTCTAAAAAGCTTAATAGACAAAGCCGACAAAGTTCTCCTTGGCGGAGGAGCGGCTTATACCTTTTTAAAAGCAAAGGGTGTTGGAATAGGTAACTCAATTGTTGATAACGACATGCTTGATTGGGCTAGTGAGTCTTTAGATAAATACGGAGACAAAATATTTCTTCCAATTGATCATGTTGTGGCGGACAGTTATGAGAGAAGAAAAAACTGTATGGTAATGGATGATGGAATCCCTGATGATCTTCAGGCTTTTGATATAGGCCCCAAAACTGCGGCCCTTTATGCACATCAATTAAGGGGTTCAGGCTCCGTTTTTTGGGGAGGGCCAATGGGAGTTTTTGAAGTTGGAGATTTCTCAGCGGGTACAACCCAGTTGGCGCGTGCCGTAGCACTGGCAACATGGAGAGGCGCAAGCACCGTGGTTGGGGGCGGCGAGACTATTGCTGCTATCAGAAACGCTGAGGTGCTCGATTCAGAGATTACTCATATCTCCACCGGAGGAGGAGCACTTCTAGAATTCTTAGGCGGTGTTGAACTTCCCGGAATTGCCGTGTTAGATAATATAGACAAAGATGTTTCTGCAGTAGCAAATTAG